From Haloarcula sp. CBA1127, a single genomic window includes:
- a CDS encoding nitrite/sulfite reductase — MPTKVEKWKDEAYGNEIREHLMEFAEQGWDAIPEDEHDAWFERFKWWGLYHQRSGQESYFMMRIGTPNGVIKPGQLEVIGEVAKEYATGPVDNPEFGEAYCDWTTRQSIQLHWIKLEDIPEIFEKLEAVGLGTQQACGDSWRNIVGCPVAGKDKHEHVDAWPVAEDLHETFKGNDDYSNLPRKWKVAIAGCDEGCGQGDINDLAFEPAEKDGELGFNVRIGGGLSRKEPRLARDIDVWVPPEQAADVAHGMSSLFRDYGDREDRFNARIKFLMDEWGPEKMRSVLQEEYVDFELPTAGEDMRDQYSYNTGSQDGHNDHVGIHEQNDGNYYIGLNVLVGRMGADDVLELAELADEYGSGEVRLTQRQNIIVTDVPEENLDAFTSEPLLENYSPEPSPFMRGSIACTGTEYCSLSIVETKNRQVRYARWLKDNVELPEDHKDFHIHLSGCTASCAQPQIADVSLRGMKTRKDGEPVEALDIGLGGGLGDDPRFADWVEMRVPADEVPGAIKNLVNNFEDAREGGETFRDFVEDRDEETLAEMVEPEETDYHDPYMHNTKMTWYPYAEDDDMQASPAPTDGSGEPLPSDD, encoded by the coding sequence ATGCCCACGAAAGTCGAGAAATGGAAGGACGAGGCGTACGGTAACGAGATCCGGGAGCATCTGATGGAGTTCGCGGAGCAGGGCTGGGATGCCATCCCGGAAGACGAACACGACGCTTGGTTCGAGCGCTTCAAGTGGTGGGGCCTGTACCACCAGCGCTCCGGTCAGGAGTCGTATTTCATGATGCGTATCGGGACGCCAAACGGCGTCATCAAGCCCGGTCAGCTCGAAGTTATCGGCGAAGTCGCAAAGGAGTACGCGACCGGTCCCGTCGACAACCCGGAGTTCGGCGAGGCCTACTGTGACTGGACGACCCGTCAGAGCATCCAGCTCCACTGGATCAAACTGGAGGACATCCCGGAAATCTTCGAGAAGCTCGAAGCCGTCGGCCTAGGCACCCAGCAGGCCTGTGGTGACTCCTGGCGAAACATCGTCGGCTGTCCGGTCGCCGGCAAGGACAAGCACGAGCACGTCGACGCCTGGCCCGTTGCCGAGGACCTCCACGAGACGTTCAAGGGCAACGACGACTACTCGAACCTCCCGCGCAAGTGGAAGGTCGCCATCGCCGGCTGTGACGAGGGCTGTGGCCAGGGCGACATCAACGACCTCGCCTTCGAGCCCGCCGAGAAGGACGGCGAACTCGGCTTCAACGTCCGTATCGGCGGCGGCCTCTCCCGAAAGGAACCGCGCCTCGCACGCGACATCGACGTGTGGGTCCCGCCGGAGCAGGCCGCTGACGTGGCCCACGGCATGTCTTCGCTCTTCCGTGACTACGGTGACCGTGAGGACCGCTTCAACGCTCGCATCAAGTTCCTCATGGACGAGTGGGGTCCCGAAAAGATGCGCTCGGTCCTGCAGGAGGAGTACGTCGACTTCGAACTCCCGACTGCTGGCGAGGATATGCGCGACCAGTACAGCTACAACACTGGGTCTCAGGACGGACACAACGACCACGTCGGGATTCACGAGCAGAACGACGGCAACTACTACATCGGCCTGAACGTGCTGGTCGGCCGCATGGGTGCTGACGACGTGCTTGAACTCGCCGAACTCGCCGACGAGTACGGCTCCGGCGAGGTCCGACTGACCCAGCGCCAGAACATCATCGTCACCGACGTGCCCGAGGAGAACCTCGACGCGTTCACCAGCGAACCGCTGCTGGAGAACTACTCTCCGGAGCCGTCGCCGTTCATGCGCGGTTCCATCGCCTGCACGGGCACGGAGTACTGCTCGCTCTCTATCGTCGAGACGAAGAACCGCCAGGTCCGGTACGCCCGCTGGCTCAAGGACAACGTCGAACTGCCCGAGGACCACAAGGACTTCCACATCCACCTCTCGGGTTGTACGGCCTCCTGCGCCCAGCCTCAAATCGCCGACGTGTCCCTGCGTGGCATGAAGACCCGCAAGGACGGCGAACCGGTCGAGGCGCTCGACATCGGCCTCGGCGGCGGTCTCGGCGACGACCCGCGCTTCGCCGACTGGGTGGAGATGCGCGTCCCGGCCGACGAAGTCCCCGGCGCGATCAAGAATCTCGTCAACAACTTCGAGGACGCACGCGAGGGTGGGGAGACCTTCCGTGACTTCGTCGAGGACCGCGACGAGGAGACGCTGGCCGAGATGGTCGAACCAGAGGAAACGGACTACCACGACCCGTACATGCACAACACGAAGATGACGTGGTACCCCTACGCAGAGGACGACGATATGCAGGCCTCGCCCGCGCCGACCGACGGCTCCGGCGAACCGCTCCCGTCTGACGACTAA
- a CDS encoding signal peptidase I, with protein MLRQSVEDAFTLLAVLVVLSLVIGQLLGQPVLLGYVTSGSMSPTLNTGDAFVAVPAPVAGEIEPGDVIVFEAIELQGGGLTTHRVVAETDDGYITKGDNNPFRDQSGDEPVVTDDRVVATALQINGQVVRLPGLGTAISSARTAAESGLVLIGGSGNSDLTSGKGLSGLFISIGLGLFLLVFVDSFRASEERTRERTRSRDGDTINGWTVILALAVLILVPANAAMVAPSGTHSVTIDSTSEDVTPGEPVESEFTAENGGLVTMLIILESSHPDAAMDRNQLVVQRGGSATAMLSVTAPPPGEQAVVTVEEHRYFLLAPPGVIAGLHRVHPLVAIGAFNFLVLGSLTAAVGATFGFGTTRERSRDRSVPLKRQIRRLLGRE; from the coding sequence ATGTTGCGGCAGTCCGTCGAGGACGCGTTCACCCTGCTTGCTGTCCTCGTCGTTCTCTCTCTGGTTATCGGACAACTCCTCGGGCAGCCGGTCCTGCTGGGGTACGTGACATCAGGGAGTATGTCGCCGACACTGAACACGGGCGACGCGTTTGTTGCCGTTCCGGCGCCTGTCGCTGGCGAGATCGAGCCAGGGGACGTCATTGTATTCGAAGCGATCGAGCTACAGGGTGGCGGACTGACCACACACCGGGTCGTCGCGGAGACCGACGATGGGTACATCACAAAAGGGGACAACAACCCCTTCAGAGACCAGAGCGGGGATGAGCCGGTTGTCACAGACGATCGAGTCGTTGCGACGGCACTGCAGATCAACGGACAGGTCGTTCGGCTCCCCGGCCTCGGTACTGCCATCAGCTCCGCTCGAACGGCGGCAGAAAGCGGATTGGTATTGATTGGCGGTTCGGGCAACAGCGACCTGACGAGCGGGAAGGGACTCAGCGGACTGTTCATCTCTATCGGGCTCGGGCTGTTTCTACTCGTCTTCGTCGACAGCTTCCGGGCCAGCGAGGAGCGGACCAGAGAACGGACTCGTTCGCGCGACGGGGACACGATCAACGGCTGGACGGTCATACTCGCACTGGCAGTGTTAATTCTCGTCCCAGCCAACGCTGCGATGGTCGCTCCGAGCGGCACTCACAGCGTCACCATCGACAGCACGAGCGAGGATGTCACGCCGGGCGAGCCTGTCGAAAGCGAGTTCACTGCCGAAAACGGCGGACTGGTGACGATGCTCATCATCCTCGAATCGTCACATCCGGACGCGGCGATGGACCGTAACCAGCTTGTCGTTCAGCGCGGCGGGTCCGCGACGGCAATGCTGTCAGTGACTGCCCCACCGCCGGGCGAACAGGCGGTCGTGACCGTCGAAGAGCACCGGTACTTCCTGTTAGCACCGCCGGGCGTCATCGCGGGACTGCACCGAGTCCACCCGCTGGTGGCCATCGGGGCATTCAATTTTCTGGTGTTGGGCAGCCTCACAGCGGCAGTTGGGGCGACCTTTGGGTTCGGAACAACGCGCGAGCGAAGCCGGGACCGGTCGGTCCCGCTGAAGCGTCAGATACGTCGCCTGCTCGGGCGTGAGTGA
- a CDS encoding DUF5305 domain-containing protein, translating into MGLLGRETRRTVVDNYELLLICLIAIAAVGGYLTYTGHVASGTDTTTRQVSSWQSSGSFSHNATVRNGTSAFPEGEVLEDQPVYLQKVAPVLDGAFTYTYSASNESDLTASADVFVQYRSVESTQNGELVYWEVKRPLTQGTVQSLAVGERLTVPFSLNVSRAAETVRRIDSEHGQTSGRLEMAVVSQVALSGPRNGQPVDTTRTYRLPIIPSQSSYRVENTGPVTNSGDRTVEAQVEKAYGPIWTLGGPVLLLGSFSAAAALVYGRTTNYLTLTDAERRWLAYKSTREEFDEWITVGRADPVDDDVWTTTVDSLVGLVDVAIDTDERIIESDTDSDFIVYTGDRLFRYEPPPEPETGSTVGNSDAETSD; encoded by the coding sequence ATGGGGTTGTTGGGACGGGAAACACGACGGACAGTCGTCGACAACTACGAACTGCTACTGATTTGTCTGATCGCCATCGCTGCGGTTGGCGGATATCTCACGTATACGGGCCACGTTGCTTCGGGAACGGATACAACTACGCGTCAGGTATCGTCGTGGCAGTCGTCCGGATCGTTCTCCCACAATGCGACAGTTCGTAACGGTACCTCGGCGTTTCCAGAGGGTGAAGTGCTTGAAGACCAACCTGTGTATCTCCAGAAGGTAGCCCCTGTATTGGACGGCGCGTTCACGTACACGTACAGCGCCAGCAACGAAAGCGATCTTACTGCCTCGGCTGACGTGTTCGTTCAGTATCGCTCCGTCGAATCAACCCAGAACGGAGAGCTCGTCTACTGGGAGGTCAAACGACCACTGACACAAGGCACTGTGCAGTCGCTGGCCGTGGGTGAACGTCTGACGGTTCCGTTCTCGCTGAATGTCAGTCGCGCAGCCGAAACCGTTCGACGTATCGATTCGGAACACGGTCAGACGTCTGGTCGACTGGAGATGGCGGTGGTCTCTCAGGTGGCTCTTTCGGGGCCGCGTAACGGGCAGCCGGTCGATACAACTCGAACGTACCGTCTCCCGATTATCCCGAGTCAGAGCAGCTACCGGGTCGAAAACACTGGCCCGGTGACGAACAGTGGTGACCGAACCGTCGAAGCGCAGGTGGAAAAGGCGTACGGACCGATCTGGACTCTCGGTGGCCCAGTGCTCCTGCTTGGTAGCTTTAGTGCTGCTGCTGCTCTCGTCTACGGGCGCACGACCAACTATCTCACACTTACCGACGCCGAGCGCCGATGGCTCGCATACAAGTCCACTCGCGAGGAGTTTGACGAATGGATAACTGTCGGCCGGGCTGATCCAGTCGACGATGATGTCTGGACGACGACCGTTGATTCGCTCGTCGGGCTCGTGGACGTCGCAATCGACACCGATGAACGTATAATCGAGTCAGATACCGATTCTGATTTCATCGTGTACACTGGTGACCGATTGTTTCGGTACGAGCCTCCGCCAGAACCCGAAACTGGTTCCACTGTGGGCAACAGTGACGCTGAGACATCGGACTGA
- a CDS encoding LamG domain-containing protein: MSKKWTRRSALAFIASGAGLLAAETAGVTTIDAKRSSYLKTATTDSNALLGIDIGPGSDTDDQKVIGTDGQQVTLATLTNNFDQQLTSVRVNPGPAPPLETVQTPNRLLPGESGDVTTTLSCDSGENTTVTLDITATGNDQRVELSRSLSVECRDPRVSWWHFEDVSRTDVPDVWAAGNDGERNDVGFFTNYEPDLATSSQGRGEVLNFDGNDAVTVPDDDTLDLTDDFSLSAWIFPRTQNGLTRLFSKWNSSGDNSYQFGFGGGWQGSGERELLIETTDKNELTGVSLTEREWAHVVWTHGSQDKVYVNGAQKGQTFSLPDAQASTQPLRIGTGINSGGNDIYGFDGAMDEPKVYDAALTADQVSNLYSSSTASAGGGGGDITG; encoded by the coding sequence ATGAGCAAAAAGTGGACCCGGCGCAGCGCACTCGCGTTCATCGCCAGCGGTGCAGGACTGCTCGCTGCCGAAACAGCCGGTGTCACTACCATTGACGCAAAGCGATCCAGTTATCTTAAGACGGCGACCACTGACAGCAATGCACTACTTGGTATCGACATCGGGCCGGGAAGTGACACGGATGACCAGAAGGTCATTGGCACGGATGGCCAGCAGGTGACCCTGGCAACGCTCACAAACAACTTTGACCAGCAGCTCACGAGTGTTCGCGTCAACCCGGGCCCGGCCCCGCCGCTTGAGACTGTCCAGACGCCGAACAGGCTTTTACCAGGCGAAAGCGGCGATGTCACAACGACACTCTCCTGTGACTCAGGAGAAAATACCACCGTCACTCTCGATATCACGGCGACCGGTAATGACCAGCGTGTCGAACTGAGCCGGTCGCTTTCAGTCGAGTGTCGTGACCCCAGAGTGTCGTGGTGGCACTTCGAGGATGTTAGCAGAACGGATGTCCCGGATGTATGGGCTGCTGGCAACGATGGTGAGCGAAACGATGTTGGATTCTTTACAAATTATGAACCGGATCTAGCGACATCCAGTCAGGGCCGCGGCGAAGTCCTCAATTTCGATGGTAACGATGCCGTCACCGTTCCCGATGATGATACGCTTGACCTGACTGACGACTTCTCGCTCTCTGCTTGGATATTCCCTCGAACCCAGAACGGCCTCACACGACTGTTCAGCAAGTGGAACTCCAGTGGCGATAATAGCTATCAGTTCGGCTTCGGTGGCGGTTGGCAGGGCTCTGGCGAAAGAGAACTGCTCATTGAGACCACTGACAAGAACGAGCTCACAGGTGTCTCGCTAACCGAGCGGGAGTGGGCACACGTCGTCTGGACCCACGGTTCACAGGATAAAGTGTACGTCAACGGCGCTCAAAAGGGGCAGACGTTTTCGCTCCCTGATGCCCAAGCGTCAACCCAACCCCTTCGAATCGGCACTGGTATCAATTCTGGCGGGAATGATATCTATGGATTCGACGGCGCCATGGACGAACCCAAAGTATACGACGCCGCGCTCACCGCCGACCAGGTGAGTAATCTCTACAGTTCAAGCACAGCAAGCGCAGGCGGTGGCGGCGGCGATATCACCGGCTGA